The Xenopus laevis strain J_2021 chromosome 5L, Xenopus_laevis_v10.1, whole genome shotgun sequence genome has a segment encoding these proteins:
- the gzf1.L gene encoding GDNF-inducible zinc finger protein 1 produces MTMESSGVLLESKSLPGKLLNEMYQLRLLGQLCDVTVRVEHHGSKMDFSAHKSVLAASSKYFKELFINQNILDCPNAYINLCEMPSEDFASFLDFVYTAKVEVEEERVQRMMDVAEKLRCPELAETCFQLKKQMLESVWLDLQNISEVQEVEEDINTLTLNPLTGLQAPAAPTRVTDPTPLFSVDQECVDQECVDQECMDTAFIATEGNTEKKKEGLKRSQAKPKRSTGRVSGKKAVVEIPKKKYTRKLREQQNVAQTQPMENSGDGVQLSSNMAAAEEQSEESVRAENGAEDDSHCEDSESSKNSDNNDQSAAAVSCPVCGKTFADEKSFLKHSRQDHLDSETVYRCDVCGQTFANGCNLKSHQRHVHSNERRFPCEMCGKKFKRKKDIKRHVIQVHEGGRERHYCKLCGKGLSSKTSLSLHERTHTGDKPFSCTHCQAKFSQTSALKTHLRTHTGEKPFVCDECDARFTQNHMLIYHKRCHTGEKPFMCETCGKSFASKEYLKHHNRIHTGSKPFKCDFCCRTFAQRNSLYQHIKVHTGERPYCCDQCGKQFTQLNALQRHHRIHTGEKPFMCNACQRTFTDQSTLRRHTSIHDKNTPWKSFLVVLDSKEEGQKCEQTEEGPEDLPNPGAEKGTYSENSHYHNLTVVPGTIDLLPENSSTSLIGCKPDCAIIPQEVFIATTLNHLTVLHAQGEAIQAVVNLQ; encoded by the exons ATGACCATGGAAAGCAGCGGCGTCCTGCTGGAGTCCAAGTCGTTACCCGGGAAACTTCTGAATGAAATGTATCAGCTGCGATTACTGGGACAGCTCTGCGACGTGACTGTGCGAGTGGAGCATCACGGCTCCAAAATGGACTTCAGCGCCCACAAATCTGTCCTCGCAGCTTCCAGCAAATACTTCAAGGAGCTGTTTATTAACCAGAACATTCTGGATTGTCCAAACGCTTATATAAACCTCTGCGAAATGCCCTCGGAGGATTTTGCCTCTTTCCTTGATTTCGTGTACACCGCCAAGGTGGAGGTGGAGGAAGAACGGGTGCAGCGAATGATGGACGTGGCGGAAAAACTCCGATGCCCAGAATTAGCCGAAACCTGTTTCCAGCTAAAAAAGCAGATGCTCGAGTCCGTGTGGTTAGATCTCCAGAATATCTCTGAGGTgcaagaagtggaagaagatatAAACACGCTGACGTTAAACCCCCTGACTGGACTACAGGCTCCAGCAGCACCCAcacgggtcactgaccccactcCTCTGTTCAGTGTGGATCAGGAGTGTGTGGATCAGGAGTGTGTGGATCAGGAGTGTATGGATACAGCTTTTATAGCAACTGAAGgaaatacagaaaagaaaaaggaggggCTGAAAAGGTCACAAGCCAAACCAAAACGATCCACAGGACGGGTGTCTGGTAAAAAAGCTGTGGTAGAGATccctaaaaagaaatatacaaggaAGCTCCGCGAGCAGCAGAACGTCGCTCAGACTCAGCCAATGGAAAACAGCGGTGATGGTGTGCAGCTCTCAAGCAATATGGCGGCAGCAGAGGAGCAGAGCGAGGAGAGTGTTAGAGCTGAGAATGGGGCTGAGGATGACAGTCACTGTGAGGACAGCGAGAGTTCCAAAAACAGCGACAATAACGACCAAAGTGCCGCCGCGGTGTCCTGTCCCGTGTGTGGAAAGACATTTGCCGATGAAAAAAGTTTCCTGAAACACTCGAGACAGGATCACTTGGACTCAGAGACTGTGTATCGATGCGACGTCTGCGGCCAGACGTTTGCCAACGGCTGCAACCTGAAGAGTCACCAGCGACACGTTCACAGCAACGAGCGGCGCTTCCCCTGCGAGATGTGCGGAAAAAAGTTCAAGCGGAAAAAAGACATCAAGCGCCACGTCATCCAGGTCCACGAGGGCGGGCGGGAGAGACAttattgtaagctctgtgggaaaGGGTTAAGCTCAAAGACATCACTGAGTCTCCATGAGAGAACACACACAGGCGACAAGCCTTTCAGCTGCACACACTGCCAAGCCAAGTTCTCTCAGACATCTGCCCTCAAAACACATTTAAG AACTCACACTGGAGAGAAGCCGTTTGTTTGTGATGAATGTGATGCCAGATTCACACAGAACCACATGCTCATCTACCACAAAAGGTGCCACACAG gAGAAAAGCCTTTTATGTGTGAAACCTGCGGGAAGAGTTTTGCctccaaagaatatttaaagCATCACAATCGTATCCACACCGGCTCCAAACCATTTAAATGTGATTTCTGCTGTAGAACATTTGCACAAAGGAATTCCCTTTACCAGCACATTAAGGTCCACACAG GAGAACGGCCGTATTGCTGTGACCAGTGCGGAAAGCAGTTCACCCAACTGAACGCATTACAGCGACACCATCGCATCCACACCGGAGAAAAACCATTCATGTGTAACGCATGCCAGCGCACCTTCACTGATCAGTCCACTCTGCGCAGACACACTTCA aTCCATGACAAAAACACGCCATGGAAGTCATTCCTGGTAGTTCTGGACTCTAAAGAGGAAGGACAGAAATGTGAGCAGACTGAGGAAGGTCCAGAGGACTTGCCTAACCCCGGAGCAGAGAAAGGAACTTACTCAGAGAACAGCCATTATCACAATTTGACTGTGGTTCCTGGAACAATTGATTTGTTGCCCGAAAATAGCTCGAcctctctgattggctgcaagcCGGACTGCGCCATTATACCTCAAGAAGTCTTCATCGCTACCACCTTAAACCACCTGACTGTTCTTCATGCGCAGGGAGAAGCCATTCAGGCTGTCGTAAATCTCCAGTAG